DNA from Pseudomonas putida:
AGGTGCTGGAGGCGGAGGCCTTGCTGCGCGAACTGGCCTCGCAGTTCCACGCCCCGCAGTAAACGCACCGGCCTATTCGCGGGTCCCCCCCCACCTGGCCCACGGCAGCCCTGTGGAAGCGGGTTTACCCGCGAAGAAGACACCACCGGGCAAGACCGTTGCTCCCACTCAGGTATAGGCCGAATCAGCCCTTCTTCTTGGGCTTGAGGTATTTCATCAGGCCTTGGAACCAGATGACCAAGGCCGGATTACCCTTGATCTGAATGCTCTTGTCCTGAATCCCCTGCATGAAGGCCAGTTGCTTGTTGCTGGCCTGGAGCGTCGCGAAACCGTACGCGGCGTCCTTGAAGGCGATGGCGAAGGCCGGCTGCGGGTGCAGGCCCCCTTTGCTGCTGACACGCTCACCGCTGACGATGAAATGCCGGCCGATCCGACCATCGAGCGTCTGCATCTGGAACACCAGCTCCTTGTCGCGCAATTGTTGCTGGAACGCCGGATTGTTGCGGCTGGCCCTGGCCATCAGCAGGCCCATGGCCCAGAGCAGGAAGCGAAACTTCATCAACAC
Protein-coding regions in this window:
- a CDS encoding helicase — encoded protein: MKFRFLLWAMGLLMARASRNNPAFQQQLRDKELVFQMQTLDGRIGRHFIVSGERVSSKGGLHPQPAFAIAFKDAAYGFATLQASNKQLAFMQGIQDKSIQIKGNPALVIWFQGLMKYLKPKKKG